In Gammaproteobacteria bacterium, a genomic segment contains:
- a CDS encoding DUF1631 family protein yields MNAPAPSPKRVEATLQGATQNLLKTCFEGLLKKAQDPGFRMDPEASNLFLRGDALDALLHDKNHVLAITLNTFTDSCIKKGETKFDIDDDLSQLALLDDDLLDLTIAISRHAQRATDRNKEPLLHLELRLEELDLYLPNGIDPHCMHPDALYNSLQQGMDVLDLQVSGKVLLYDLFAAELLPRLADFYAKLNEHLAQAGYLPDNRSLQEAIRARELANRQKDSEVQNGLVMPSGPDDTSAGIQVDWAKSIPVPPGVDAVPTQAPDLYSNVQPVRSGPTVEIDAETLKLLKQQLQPMQFGAATPADLARAEARQKMMVRALTRAQTMIVPEIPEDTPLDATRIKAAFSEAVEESGDAEAAKDFKEVEDKVIDFVNDIFLGILENDALSDAVKALLSRLQIPVIKLALTDFGFFQNPQHPARRVLNELVALGIGVQGRDDPLFEKLQGMVNNLLRGNEADTHSFEQVLARLRKIERIEQEQASQEETLARQEAQVRARRSAAKRVVVRTMNRHLRDKRMADEALQFILKCWAPHMALIYLRDGLESEAWQHAVQALRQIIEASQPDRSIGEIEGIIGSVEGFFDQVEGELQANATLKASGKSLLGNVRNWFFSFFAEKIEREEQAGLGELDEIASGEPEVEIDISPQPEDQVDEQRDVFKALMEAIPAEVRPGAWFEIYRGPEHSKRTLKLSVILEDSGQVLFADRAGRAALEIELATFIEDLREGRSRCVEDNNLFDAALSAVISNIQQNQSRQNLVH; encoded by the coding sequence TTGCGAGGCGATGCGCTGGATGCCCTGCTGCACGACAAGAATCACGTCCTCGCCATCACCCTCAACACCTTCACCGACAGCTGCATCAAAAAGGGTGAGACCAAGTTCGACATCGATGACGACCTGAGCCAGCTGGCCCTGCTGGACGACGACCTGCTGGACCTCACCATCGCCATCTCCCGGCACGCCCAACGCGCAACCGACCGCAACAAGGAACCCCTGCTGCACCTGGAACTGCGCCTCGAAGAGCTCGACCTGTACCTGCCCAACGGCATCGACCCGCACTGCATGCACCCCGACGCCCTGTACAACAGCCTGCAGCAGGGCATGGACGTGCTCGACCTGCAGGTCAGCGGCAAGGTCCTGCTGTACGACCTCTTCGCTGCCGAGTTGCTGCCACGGCTGGCCGATTTTTACGCCAAACTGAACGAGCACCTCGCGCAGGCGGGCTACCTGCCCGACAACCGTTCCCTGCAGGAGGCCATCCGGGCCCGCGAACTGGCCAATCGGCAAAAGGACAGCGAGGTCCAGAACGGCCTGGTCATGCCCTCCGGCCCGGACGATACCAGTGCCGGCATCCAGGTCGACTGGGCCAAGAGCATTCCGGTCCCCCCCGGCGTCGACGCCGTACCGACCCAGGCACCGGATCTCTACAGCAATGTCCAACCCGTCCGCAGCGGTCCGACCGTCGAAATCGATGCCGAGACCCTGAAACTGCTCAAGCAGCAGCTGCAGCCGATGCAGTTCGGTGCCGCAACGCCTGCCGATCTGGCACGCGCCGAGGCGCGTCAGAAGATGATGGTCCGCGCCCTGACCCGGGCGCAGACCATGATCGTTCCCGAAATCCCCGAGGACACACCGCTCGACGCCACCAGGATCAAGGCCGCCTTTTCCGAGGCCGTCGAGGAATCGGGAGATGCCGAAGCCGCCAAGGACTTCAAGGAGGTCGAGGACAAGGTCATCGACTTCGTCAACGACATCTTCCTGGGCATTCTCGAAAACGACGCCCTGTCCGACGCGGTCAAGGCCCTGCTGTCCCGACTGCAGATCCCCGTCATCAAGCTGGCGCTGACCGATTTCGGCTTTTTCCAGAATCCCCAGCATCCCGCGCGCCGGGTACTGAACGAACTCGTCGCCCTCGGCATCGGCGTCCAGGGACGCGACGACCCCCTGTTCGAAAAACTGCAGGGCATGGTCAACAACCTGCTGCGCGGCAACGAGGCCGACACCCACAGCTTCGAACAGGTGCTGGCACGCCTGCGCAAGATCGAGCGCATCGAGCAGGAGCAGGCCAGCCAGGAAGAGACCCTGGCGCGTCAGGAGGCCCAGGTCCGGGCGCGACGCAGCGCCGCCAAGCGCGTGGTGGTGCGCACCATGAACCGGCATCTGCGCGACAAGCGCATGGCGGACGAGGCCCTGCAGTTCATCCTCAAGTGCTGGGCGCCGCACATGGCCCTGATCTATCTGCGCGACGGGCTCGAATCCGAGGCCTGGCAGCATGCGGTGCAGGCCCTGCGCCAGATCATCGAGGCCTCGCAGCCAGACCGCAGCATCGGCGAGATCGAAGGCATCATCGGCTCCGTGGAAGGCTTTTTCGACCAGGTCGAAGGCGAGCTACAGGCCAACGCCACCCTCAAGGCAAGCGGCAAGTCCCTGCTCGGCAACGTGCGCAACTGGTTCTTCAGCTTTTTCGCCGAAAAGATCGAACGCGAGGAACAGGCCGGGCTGGGAGAACTGGACGAAATCGCCAGCGGCGAACCCGAGGTGGAGATCGACATTTCGCCCCAGCCCGAGGACCAGGTCGACGAGCAGCGTGACGTCTTCAAGGCGCTCATGGAGGCCATTCCGGCCGAAGTGCGCCCCGGCGCATGGTTCGAGATCTACCGGGGGCCCGAGCATTCCAAACGCACGCTCAAGCTCTCGGTGATCCTGGAAGACAGCGGCCAGGTGCTGTTCGCGGACCGCGCCGGCCGGGCCGCCCTGGAGATCGAGCTGGCGACCTTCATCGAAGACCTGCGCGAGGGCCGCAGCCGCTGCGTCGAGGACAACAACCTGTTCGATGCCGCGCTGAGCGCCGTCATCAGCAACATCCAGCAAAACCAGTCCCGCCAGAACCTGGTTCACTAA
- the lptE gene encoding LPS assembly lipoprotein LptE has translation MSYTAIEGLGEYDPLRIALRRALHDNGVQVVSVGANPTATLTIVENRRERQIIPVDVTNKAQQYELVYIVVFKVKGKDIDVPEQRIRLTREYLFNPTNVLGRSDQERILYNDMQRDAVQLILYRLQAETKAG, from the coding sequence ATGTCGTATACCGCCATCGAAGGGTTGGGTGAATACGATCCGCTGAGGATCGCTCTGCGTCGCGCCCTGCATGACAACGGGGTGCAGGTGGTGAGCGTGGGTGCCAATCCCACCGCGACCCTGACCATCGTCGAGAACCGGCGCGAGCGGCAGATCATTCCCGTGGATGTGACCAACAAGGCGCAGCAGTACGAGCTCGTGTACATCGTGGTCTTCAAGGTGAAAGGCAAGGACATCGATGTGCCGGAGCAACGAATCCGGCTGACGCGCGAATACCTGTTCAATCCGACCAATGTGCTGGGCCGGAGCGACCAGGAGCGCATTCTGTACAATGATATGCAGCGGGACGCCGTGCAGCTGATCCTTTACCGCTTGCAGGCGGAAACCAAGGCTGGCTGA